A stretch of Aedes aegypti strain LVP_AGWG chromosome 2, AaegL5.0 Primary Assembly, whole genome shotgun sequence DNA encodes these proteins:
- the LOC5579391 gene encoding brain protein I3 — protein sequence MASSNLPPTYAEVMAENTQQMGQDSAAVITVAPSAPYPQQAYYPSPYPNVPAQPMPNYGSMDSSAAKVPLPIVVPPSGPSGGPGGSGIAATTTTHVVIPQEIIVVGGCPACRIGMLEDDYTCCGICCAIFFFPVGILCCLAMKNRRCTNCGAQF from the exons ATGGCCAGTTCGAATCTCCCGCCGACCTACGCAGAGGTGATGGCCGAAAATACCCAACAAATGGGACAAG ATTCAGCGGCCGTGATCACGGTGGCTCCATCGGCTCCTTATCCACAGCAAGCTTACTACCCGAGTCCGTATCCAAATGTACCGGCCCAACCGATGCCAAACTACGGTTCGATGGATTCTTCGGCGGCAAAGGTTCCCCTTCCGATTGTAGTGCCGCCAAGTGGACCGAGTGGAGGTCCTGGAGGTTCTGGTATTGCCGCTACCACCACCACGCATGTGGTGATTCCCCAGGAAATCATTGTGGTTGGTGGATGTCCAGCTTGTCGGATTGGCATGCTGGAGGATGATTACACTTGTTGCGGAATCTGTTGCGCGATTTTCTTCTTCCCAGTCGGAATACTGTGCTGTCTGGCCATGAAGAATCGTCGCTGCACCAACTGTGGGGCTCAGTTCTAG